In a single window of the Equus caballus isolate H_3958 breed thoroughbred unplaced genomic scaffold, TB-T2T haplotype2-0000440, whole genome shotgun sequence genome:
- the LOC138923019 gene encoding olfactory receptor 2AJ1-like: MGKFMMGLENHTYSSDFILMGLFFSSKTNLLFYSFILIILIMTVVENTVMILLIHRDPRLHTPMYFLLSHLSYMDILHISNIVPKMVTNILLGSRTISFAGCGFQIFLSLTLLGGECLLLAAMSCDRYVAICHPLRYPILMNGYVSSLMATGSWLVGTVNSIVHTAYTLHLPFCGSRAIDHFFCEVPAMLKLSCVDTTHYERGVYVSGIIFLLIPFSLIFASYVQVLLTVLRIKSFEAQKKSFSTCFFHMVVIIMYYGPFIFTYMRPKSYHTPGQGKFLAIFYTILTPTLNPIIYSFRNKDIWGAMKNMLKNNVMHKNRKNA, from the coding sequence atGGGAAAATTCATGATGGGACTTGAGAATCACACTTACAGTAGCGACTTCATTTTGATGGGActgttcttttcttccaaaacaaatctgcttttctattcctttatattgattattttaattatgacTGTAGTAGAAAATACAGTCATGATTCTCCTTATCCACAGGGACCCACGGCTTCATACTCCAATGTATTTCCTGCTCAGCCATCTCTCTTATATGGATATCTTGCATATTTCCAATATTGTTCCCAAAATGGTCACTAATATTCTATTAGGCAGCAGAACTATTTCCTTTGCTGGTTGTGGCTTCCAGATATTTCTATCCCTCACCCTCTTGGGTGGTGAGTGCCTTCTCCTGGCAGCAATGTCCTGTGATCGCTATGTAGCCATCTGTCACCCACTGCGCTATCCCATTCTTATGAATGGCTATGTCAGCAGTCTCATGGCTACAGGGTCCTGGCTTGTTGGGACTGTCAACTCAATAGTTCACACAGCTTACACACTCCATCTTCCTTTCTGTGGCTCAAGAGCTATtgatcactttttctgtgaagtccCTGCAATGTTGAAATTGTCCTGTGTGGACACAACACACTATGAACGAGGAGTTTATGTAAGTGGCATCATTTTTCTGCTCATCCCTTTTTCCCTAATCTTTGCTTCTTATGTCCAAGTTCTCCTTACTGTCCTCCGAATCAAATCATTTGAAGCACAGAAAAAGTCGTTTTCCACCTGTTTTTTCCACATGGTTGTGATTATAATGTACTATGGGCCATTTATTTTCACATACATGAGGCCTAAGTCATACCACACTCCAGGCCAGGGTAAGTTCCTGGCCATATTCTATACCATCCTCACTCCCACACTCAACCCAATCATCTACAGCTTTAGGAATAAAGATATTTGGGGGGCGatgaaaaatatgcttaaaaataatgttatgcataaaaatagaaaaaatgcttga